In Erigeron canadensis isolate Cc75 chromosome 1, C_canadensis_v1, whole genome shotgun sequence, a single window of DNA contains:
- the LOC122585799 gene encoding origin of replication complex subunit 6, whose product MDLPEIAKKLGLTESKQIVRKAAELRRMSDLQFDSSSAGIGEICKAVICLEIAANMKQVLFDRQTAIRLSGMSEKAYIRSFNVMQNGIGLKNKIDIRELAIQFGCVRLIPIVQKGLSLYRERFIASLPASRRASADCSRPVFTATGFYLCAKKHKLKVDKTKLIELSGTSLDEFSSVATSMKDLCHDVFGVSEEKKDPKSVKVNRDLLDVLPEKRQAEDGGYSSDEGRDLSAYKKRKRQENRKYEEWKATVVESNKQIQEKVAVKRTKQAQLNFFKRVPGTEVGV is encoded by the exons atggatttgcctgaaatcgcAAAGAAATTAGGGTTAACCGAATCAAAACAAATTGTTCGTAAAGCCGCCGAGCTCCGTCGTATGTCTGATCTTCAATTTGATTCTTCCAGTGCCggaatt GGAGAGATCTGTAAAGCTGTTATCTGCCTTGAGATTGCTGCTAATAT GAAGCAAGTTTTATTTGATCGGCAGACTGCGATTAGGTTGAGTGGAATGTCTGAGAAGGCATACATTCGATCTTTTAATGTGATGCAGAATGGAATAGGTTTAAA GAATAAGATTGACATCAGAGAACTTGCGATTCAATTTGGATGCGTTAGGCTTATTCCCATTGTTCAGAAAGGATTATCTCT ATACAGGGAGCGGTTTATTGCATCATTACCTGCTTCCCGTCGAGCTAGTGCTGACTGTTCAAGGCCTGTTTTTACCGCCACAGGATTTTACTTGTGTGCCAAAAAGCACAAG CTCAAGGTTGATAAGACTAAGTTGATTGAACTTTCGGGCACATCTCTAGATGAATTTTCAAGT GTAGCTACCTCCATGAAAGACCTTTGTCATGATGTTTTTGGAGTGTCAGAGGAAAAGAAAGATCCAAAGTCTGTGAAAGTGAACAGAG ACTTGCTGGATGTTTTACCTGAGAAAAGGCAAGCTGAAGATGGTGGTTATTCATCTGATGAAGGCAGAGAT CTTTCAGCCTACAAGAAGCGTAAGCGTCAGGAGAATCGCAAATACGAGGAATGGAAAGCAACTGTAGTAGAATCCAATAAGCAAATCCAGGAAAAAG TGGCTGTAAAAAGAACCAAGCAAGCACAACTTAATTTTTTCAAGAGAGTTCCAGGAACCGAAGTTGGAGT GTAA